The following proteins are encoded in a genomic region of Brachypodium distachyon strain Bd21 chromosome 1, Brachypodium_distachyon_v3.0, whole genome shotgun sequence:
- the LOC100834691 gene encoding uncharacterized protein LOC100834691, with the protein MSNKRQHQQLDGGRAVRRPRPAPKKHLYVVLDDWDKGFSIHKIDADTLQDTCTTDLQAGFPDHAVLRLPAPVHGLHMGFAALGSNILIATNTCCLQTPALVYDTETAGISVGPRLPLSLLGNDTITIAAGGMLYALTRHHINEQHHFRAISWAPVENDDDEPWDPRPAMRWSWKSVPSPPTFDMEDHEITSYALHPDGHAIFISAHERRYPYLPSGTFSFDTKHSEWRCHGEWTLPFQGQGYFDNELDAWVGLRKDGYICSCQVASRSNTSTVEPEWKMVKEKLFLKVPERQLKSARATLAYMGNRNFCLVEFLLCEGGEFKYAFGDRDGCVLQMSMFGLKYDRKGELQIMRHRTDSFVVSKHLLTVSPVVFWM; encoded by the coding sequence ATGTCTAATAAGCGTCAGCACCAGCAACTTGACGGCGGCCGCGCCGTCAGAAGGCCGCGGCCTGCGCCAAAGAAGCACCTCTATGTCGTGCTCGATGATTGGGACAAGGGCTTCAGCATCCACAAGATTGATGCCGACACTTTGCAAGACACCTGCACCACCGACCTGCAGGCTGGGTTCCCTGACCACGCCGTCCTCCGGTTGCCGGCACCGGTGCATGGTCTTCACATGGGCTTTGCCGCCCTGGGCAGCAACATCCTCATCGCCACCAACACATGTTGTCTACAGACTCCCGCCCTCGTCTACGACACCGAGACAGCAGGAATCAGCGTTGGCCCTCGCCTGCCGCTTTCGCTGCTTGGTAACGACACCATCACCATAGCTGCTGGCGGTATGCTGTATGCACTGACACGTCACCATATCAACGAGCAGCACCATTTTCGGGCCATTTCCTGGGCACCAGTGGAGAACGACGATGATGAGCCCTGGGATCCAAGGCCAGCCATGAGGTGGTCCTGGAAAAGCgtgccctcgccgccgacatTTGACATGGAGGATCATGAGATTACCTCCTACGCGCTTCACCCGGATGGGCACGCTATATTTATATCGGCGCACGAGAGGCGCTATCCGTATCTTCCCAGTGGCACCTTCTCCTTCGATACCAAGCATTCTGAGTGGAGGTGTCATGGGGAATGGACGCTGCCATTCCAAGGCCAAGGTTACTTCGACAACGAGCTTGATGCATGGGTTGGGCTTCGTAAAGATGGCTACATTTGCTCCTGTCAAGTCGCCTCCCGCAGCAACACAAGTACTGTGGAGCCGGAGTGGAAGATGGTCAAGGAGAAGTTGTTCCTCAAGGTCCCGGAGAGGCAGCTGAAATCGGCAAGGGCCACTCTAGCGTACATGGGCAACAGGAACTTTTGCCTTGTGGAGTTTTTGCTATGCGAGGGAGGCGAGTTTAAGTACGCCTTTGGTGACCGTGATGGTTGTGTGCTCCAGATGAGCATGTTTGGCCTTAAGTATGATCGTAAGGGAGAACTGCAAATCATGCGCCACCGCACGGACTCCTTTGTAGTTTCAAAGCATCTCCTGACAGTTTCTCCTGTAGTGTTCTGGATGTAA
- the LOC112270018 gene encoding glycine-rich protein DOT1-like, whose protein sequence is MPAPRGDTCGIGGTPGGSGGGGLHRRGKGHAEEASGRPARVGESEDEIGGTPRGYGEAGSGGILAGSGGGTSRLHGGGKRGAVKFEAKRADGPFSGILMLCVDFTSSKLADEVFEAYKEKIEELGGTYVTGYNCKQATHLAVMV, encoded by the exons ATGCCGGCCCCGAGAGGCGACACCTGCGGGATCGGAGGGACTCCCGGCggcagtggaggaggagggctgcACCGTCGTGGCAAGGGCCATGCCGAGGAAGCCAGCGGAAGGCCGGCTCGGGTCGGCGAGAGCGAGGACGAGATCGGAGGGACTCCCCGAGGCTATGGAGAGGCAGGGAGCGGCGGGATTCTCGCCGGCAGCGGAGGGGGAACAAGCCGTCTCCATGGCGGTGGAAAAAGAGGCGCGGTGAAGTTCGAGGCCAAGAGGGCGGATGGACCCTTCTCGGGGATTCTGATGCTGTGTGTGGACTTCACCTCGTCAAAATTGGCAGACGAG GTATTCGAAGCTTATAAAGAGAAGATTGAAGAATTAGGTGGAACATATGTTACAGGGTATAATTGCAAGCAGGCCACTCATCTTGCCGTGATGGTATGA